In Palaemon carinicauda isolate YSFRI2023 chromosome 21, ASM3689809v2, whole genome shotgun sequence, the following proteins share a genomic window:
- the LOC137615059 gene encoding uncharacterized protein has protein sequence MAGLPEHQEFLDNLRRFLNQMWQKEFPCPQLLRDFRRRSVVDGIVSLKKKLENLAEKNAALQKQLQEMQVQKSCNQFPIKQSLQPPEFRRLLQKHIEENIKLHENIITLRAENAALVQEILDLKNQLEKHEEMARFSKKKEDNDHHLKEILRKHEDRERLEIAALNHKVDMLKEKLEAIHMHNVSFMQAAEIQAVIIGVQIEIGKMREELGILKNGAGTNVEKQDRRQAQQLDDNEKQIEELKIELRERSLQRAALIGQENILKEKVQRIENTNGELVIQIADLQAQLLDKEREVSELNKDESKMRSVAEKFIEEKDGLIKKLNEHEKQIAELKVNLEKKSGERAEMNTQIENLNKKVQLMEKTNDELGIQITLLQTQLKDKERQVYELKEERNRQESNAEKEIRNLKNRIEELMKENQDLEKQYELRCTGEINHLREQIIQLKMENEILNKMKIDENSMLQDVIEEKNNKINRQKWKIDDLRAKIRHHKNDGHKRTTKEMELQGDGLHDQIETPKLDKNLQEEFAKENPSQEQANPSESEAEEEREASEDFQNVEDTQKNWKQRIAGRLGKGLHLDQKANPSQEQENPSESEADEETEASEDFQNVEDTQKNWKQRIAGRLGKGLHLHQKTEPAGKEEWTE, from the coding sequence ATGGCAGGATTACCGGAGCATCAAGAATTCCTGGATAATCTGCGGAGGTTTCTGAACCAGATGTGGCAGAAGGAATTTCCTTGCCCGCAGTTGCTGAGAGACTTCAGGCGGAGATCTGTTGTTGATGGCATAGTTTCTTTGAAGAAGAAATTGGAAAATCTGGCTGAAAAAAATGCTGCTTTGCAAAAGCAGCTTCAGGAAATGCAAGTGCAAAAATCATGCAACCAGTTCCCGATCAAGCAATCTCTCCAGCCTCCTGAATTCAGACGACTGCTCCAGAAACACATTGAGGAAAACATCAAACTTCATGAGAACATCATAACTCTGAGAGCGGAGAATGCTGCCCTCGTGCAGGAGATTCTGGATTTGAAGAATCAACTGGAAAAGCATGAAGAAATGGCTCGCTTCAGCAAGAAGAAAGAAGACAATGATCATCATCTCAAGGAGATATTGAGGAAGCATGAAGATAGAGAGAGGTTGGAAATAGCGGCCTTGAACCATAAAGTGGATATGCTGAAAGAGAAGTTAGAAGCGATCCACATGCACAATGTCTCCTTCATGCAAGCAGCAGAGATTCAAGCAGTGATAATAGGTGTTCAAATTGAAATTGGGAAGATGAGAGAAGAACTTGGAATTCTGAAGAACGGTGCTGGAACAAATGTTGAAAAACAGGATCGGCGTCAAGCTCAGCAGTTAGATGACAACGAGAAACAGATTGAAGAGTTGAAAATCGAATTGAGGGAACGTAGTCTACAGAGAGCAGCTCTGATTGGACAAGAAAACATCTTGAAGGAAAAGGTGCAACGGATTGAAAACACTAATGGAGAATTAGTCATCCAGATTGCCGATCTGCAAGCACAGCTGTTAGATAAGGAACGAGAAGTTTCTGAACTGAACAAAGATGAAAGCAAGATGAGGAGCGTTGCTGAAAAATTCATCGAAGAAAAAGATGGCCTCATCAAAAAGTTGAATGAGCACGAGAAGCAGATTGCAGAGCTGAAGGTGAATCTGGAGAAGAAGAGTGGAGAGAGAGCAGAAATGAACACTCAAATAGAAAACTTGAACAAAAAGGTACAACTGATGGAGAAGACTAATGATGAATTGGGCATCCAGATTACCCTTCTGCAAACACAGCTGAAGGATAAGGAAAGGCAAGTTTATGAGTTGAAGGAAGAAAGGAACAGACAGGAGAGCAATGCAGAAAAAGAAATCAGGAACCTGAAAAATCGTATTGAGGAACTAATGAAAGAAAATCAAGATCTCGAGAAGCAGTACGAATTACGCTGCACTGGAGAGATAAATCACCTGAGAGAACAAATCATACAGCTTAAAATGGAAAATGAGATTCTTAATAAGATGAAGATTGATGAAAACTCGATGCTACAAGATGTAATTGAAGAGAAGAATAATAAGATAAACCGTCAAAAATGGAAGATTGATGACCTTAGAGCAAAAATAAGACATCACAAGAATGATGGCCACAAAAGGACAACCAAGGAAATGGAACTGCAGGGTGATGGGCTGCATGACCAGATAGAAACTCCCAAATTGGACAAGAATCTTCAGGAGGAATTCGCCAAGGAGAACCCCTCACAAGAACAGGCAAATCCGTCGGAAAGtgaagcagaagaagaaagagaagcgaGTGAAGATTTCCAAAATGTGGAGGACACTCAGAAAAACTGGAAGCAGAGAATTGCCGGAAGGCTGGGAAAGGGTCTGCATTTGGATCAGAAAGCGAACCCCTCACAAGAACAGGAAAATCCTTCGGAAAGTGAGGCAGATGAAGAAACAGAAGCGAGTGAAGATTTCCAAAATGTGGAGGACACTCAGAAAAACTGGAAGCAGAGAATTGCCGGAAGACTGGGAAAGGGTCTGCATTTGCATCAGAAAACAGAACCCGCTGGAAAAGAGGAGTGGACTGAATAA